A genomic segment from Nicotiana tabacum cultivar K326 chromosome 7, ASM71507v2, whole genome shotgun sequence encodes:
- the LOC142182675 gene encoding uncharacterized protein LOC142182675 — translation MTQQLERSILQYIEWKEDNGKVIFQTRAKVMSTIYTLRIDKAFNYNLISTYMIEKLNLPCVEHIDPYMLKGVKDKRVLLPFSIGRYEDVIWCDVIPMNRFHILLGRPWNIYRSASYSIEKNRYSFEVNGKKLSLGPLTPSQICADEKIVKENMEKYEREKNERSKGVHVDIPREEKREVVLSKKSGMSSEVNNDLEKKEKRESNKRNKVCEVEREKQERLSEGKELFSERKEAKGEENISLAIKAKESVSKKKVSLLPNPLTLSCFSSCDFVQPRDEIPFERSGEAQEMVAKDPIGFQHKFSNINSCWMVEDKSLIKFFVIKPFDYFDSYLQGYDMELPKSIAKVEPLHKRIQGDDVPLVNKSKYGMYNWFICILGLSRTPKVFLEVMNYTLISYIGDFIIFVDDDILMHIKSLTIISKLMCKSNSFPFEIVYDIDDYLFQLGGKRHEISEKRLANELNISSYLIQVANEFSCAKVLECDLCYVMGSHSSSHVHCKLVKVFVSSKEDMHDCCNTGDQILFHVEESMRFVIVVSSLYHECILFDKCGKGTYII, via the coding sequence CAATATATCGAATGGAAagaagacaatggtaaagttatttttcaaacaagagctaaagtgatgtctacAATTTatacccttagaattgacaaagcatttaactataacttaattagcacttatatgattgagaaattgaacttgccttgtgttgaacatattgatccctacatgttgaaaggagtaaaggataaaagagtgttattaccattctctattggaaggtatgaggatgtgatTTGGTGTGATGTCATTCCCATGAATcgttttcatatcttgttgggaaggccatggaatatttatagaagtgcttcatatagtatcgaaaaaaatagatactcttttgaagttaatgggaagaaactcagtcttggacctttgactccctcacaaatttgtgcagatgaaaagattgttaaagagaatatggaaaaatacgagagagaaaagaatgagaggagtaagggagtgcatgttgacattccaagagaggaaaaaagagaggttgtcttgagtaaaaagagtgggatgtcaagtgaggtaaacaatgatcttgagaaaaaagaaaagagagaaagcaataagagaaacaaagtctgtgaggtagagagagaaaaacaagagagattgagtgaaggaaaagaactctttagtgagagaaaagaggctaagggtgaggaaaacATTAGTCTtgcgataaaagccaaagagagtgtaagcaaaaaaaaagtttctttacttcctaacccattaactctttcttgttttagttcttgtgattttgtgcagccgCGTGATGAAATACCTTTTGAAAGGAGTGGTGAGGCGCAAGAGATGGTGGCAaaagatccaattggattccaacataaATTCAGCAATatcaattcttgttggatggtggaagacaaaagcttgattaaattctttgttattaaaCCTTTTGACTATTTCGATTCTTATTTACAGGGTTATGACATGGAGTTGCCTAAAAGCATTGCTAAGGTGGagccattgcataaaagaatacaaggtgatgatgttccattggtaaataagtccaagtatggtatgtataattggtttatttgcattcttggtctttctagaacacctaaggtatttttggaggtaatgaattacactcttatttcttatattggtgactttataatttttgtagatgatgatattttgatgcacatcaaATCATTAACTATAATATCTAAGTTAATGTGTAAGAGTAATTCgtttccttttgaaattgtgtatgacatagatgattacttattccaacttggtggaaagaggcatgaaatttcTGAGAAGAGACTTGCgaatgagttaaatatttcttcttatcttattcaagtggctaatgagttttcatgtgctAAAGTGCTAGAATGTGATCTTTGTTATGTGATGGGGAGTCATTCTTCAAGTCATGTTCATTGTAAGCTTGTAAAAGTATTTGTTTctagtaaagaggatatgcatgattgttgtaatactggtgatcaaatactctttcatgtagaggaatccatgagatttgtAATTGTAGTTAGTAGTCTATATCATGAATGTATCTTGTTTGATAAATGTGGTAAAGGTACTTATATTATATGA